In the genome of Synechococcus sp. CB0101, the window GACACCCAGGCTCCGATCTGGGAGCCCCGCGGCCGTGAGCGGAAGTAGGCGAAGGCGTCGGCGGCGCTGATCGGTGTGGCTGTTCCCTCGATGCTCAGTTGGCGTTCCAGGGCATACCAGGGGAACAGCAGGCTCACCCTGGCGTTGGCCGCGATCTCGCGCGCCTTGCGGCTGCGGGTGTTGGTGAAGAACACCAGCCCGCGCGCATCAAAGGCCTTGAGCAGCACCGTGCGGCTGCTGGGTTGATCGCCAGCGCAGCAGCTGAGCACCATGGCGTTCGGCTCCAGCATGTCTGCATTCAGGGCCTCGTTGAACCAGCGCTGAAACAGCTCCAGAGGGTCGCTGGGGAGATCTCGGCGGCGCAGGCCCGCGAGGCTGTAGCTCCTACGTAGGTCGGCCGGGTCGGTCGTCTTGTCGGCGGGCGAGGAAGGCACGGCCGTTAGCAATGGCGCACAACGTCATTGTGATGGCGATTCCACGACCCAGTGCCGACCCAAGATGAGGCGCCGTGAATCGCTCCTGTTGTATAACAGCTTTCGTTGACCACGTAAGTGTTATGAAGGCGTCATCGTTGCTGGTCTGAGCTGCTTGACCCCGGAACGTGTCCCCTCGCCCGGTGAGCTGCTCCGGACTGAGCTCGAGCGCAGAGGCTGGAGTCAGTCGAAGCTCGCGCTGCTCTGCGGCGTGAGCATGACCACTGTCAATCGGGTGATCAGCAACCGGCGTGGCATTACACCTCGACTCGATGCGGTGTTGCATCGCGTGCTGGGGAGTGAGCCGGGTTACTGGTTGGCGTGCAATCAGCGCTATCGCCGTTCACTGGGTGTGCGCAGTGCTGGTTAGCGCGCCAGTCAGTTGGCGTTCCTAATCCGCTAACGCGCTATCGACAT includes:
- the pdxH gene encoding pyridoxamine 5'-phosphate oxidase, with product MPSSPADKTTDPADLRRSYSLAGLRRRDLPSDPLELFQRWFNEALNADMLEPNAMVLSCCAGDQPSSRTVLLKAFDARGLVFFTNTRSRKAREIAANARVSLLFPWYALERQLSIEGTATPISAADAFAYFRSRPRGSQIGAWVSQQSRVISSRALLEAQWQAMQERFRQGDIPLPPAWGGYRVEPTRFEFWQGRPNRLHDRFCYRRAPESDQPTEWNLERLAP
- a CDS encoding HigA family addiction module antitoxin, whose product is MTPERVPSPGELLRTELERRGWSQSKLALLCGVSMTTVNRVISNRRGITPRLDAVLHRVLGSEPGYWLACNQRYRRSLGVRSAG